The Halarchaeum grantii genome includes a window with the following:
- a CDS encoding CBS domain-containing protein, with protein sequence MRSYKVGSAFGIPIKLDVTFLLVLPVLAALIGWQTETWVTTLNQTWQLGLPTGTLSQGATPWLLGIAAAVGLFASVLLHELGHSLVSMHYGYPIESITLWLLGGVANLEEQPEDWQQEFLIAIAGPAVSVAIGVVCYLPLTAGVFSGVPPVLFVVGYLAIANVVLAVFNLLPGFPMDGGRVLRALLARNRSFARATQLAAEVGKVVAVILGIVGLFGNLLLVAIAFFIYIGASSESQRTVMNAAFEGVTVRDVMTPASDVKTVSPDDTVAELTERMFDERHTGYPVMDDGRVVGVVTLEDAREVDPVERDAYHVSDVMTSEVETIGPDAEAMDALERIQNSGIGRLVVIDGSGELVGLVTRTDLVTAFDIIQSAGRGSQVPSPNPDEHAGAGRSS encoded by the coding sequence ATGCGGAGCTACAAGGTCGGGAGCGCCTTCGGCATCCCCATCAAGCTCGACGTCACCTTCCTGCTCGTTCTCCCGGTGCTCGCGGCCCTCATCGGGTGGCAGACCGAGACGTGGGTCACGACGCTCAATCAGACGTGGCAGCTCGGCCTCCCCACGGGGACGCTCTCACAGGGCGCGACGCCGTGGCTCCTCGGCATCGCGGCCGCCGTCGGCCTCTTCGCGTCCGTCCTCCTGCACGAACTCGGGCACAGTCTCGTCTCGATGCACTACGGCTACCCCATCGAGTCCATCACCCTCTGGTTGCTCGGTGGCGTCGCGAACCTCGAAGAGCAGCCCGAGGACTGGCAGCAGGAGTTCCTCATCGCCATCGCCGGCCCCGCGGTGAGCGTCGCCATCGGCGTCGTCTGCTACCTCCCGCTCACCGCCGGCGTCTTCTCCGGCGTTCCCCCCGTCCTCTTCGTCGTCGGCTACCTCGCCATCGCGAACGTCGTCCTCGCCGTGTTCAACCTCCTCCCCGGCTTCCCGATGGACGGCGGGCGCGTCCTCCGCGCGCTCCTCGCGCGCAACCGCTCGTTCGCCCGCGCGACCCAGCTCGCCGCCGAAGTCGGGAAGGTCGTCGCCGTCATCCTCGGCATCGTCGGCCTCTTCGGCAACCTCCTGCTCGTCGCCATCGCCTTCTTCATCTACATCGGCGCGTCCTCGGAGAGCCAGCGCACCGTGATGAACGCCGCCTTCGAGGGCGTCACCGTCCGCGACGTCATGACGCCCGCGAGCGACGTGAAGACCGTCAGCCCCGACGACACCGTCGCCGAGCTCACCGAGCGGATGTTCGACGAGCGCCACACCGGCTACCCCGTCATGGACGACGGCCGCGTCGTCGGCGTCGTCACGCTCGAGGACGCCCGCGAGGTCGACCCCGTCGAGCGCGACGCCTACCACGTCTCGGACGTCATGACGTCGGAGGTCGAGACTATCGGGCCGGACGCCGAAGCGATGGACGCCCTCGAACGCATCCAGAACAGCGGCATCGGCCGCCTCGTCGTCATCGACGGGAGCGGCGAACTCGTCGGCCTCGTCACCCGCACCGACCTCGTCACCGCGTTCGACATCATCCAGTCCGCCGGCCGAGGCTCGCAGGTGCCGTCGCCGAACCCGGACGAGCACGCCGGCGCCGGC
- a CDS encoding aldo/keto reductase, giving the protein MSVPTVTLQSGDELPLVGVGTWDIDGDTVKDAVRAGLDAGYTHVDTAEGYHNEAEIGDALAEYERDDLWLTSKVLPKNLTYDSLIESCEDSLEKLGTDYLDLYLVHWPNPAVSIRETMDAMAHLHEEGLVKNVGVSNFSAYQLSAAQHVSDVPIAVNQIEYHPWFQRDDLVEYCRETDVALEAAAPLARTEVFGDDVVQDLAEKYDKSPAQIVLKWAIEDDVAVLPKSSSPEHVRQNFELFDWELDAADHARLTERDRNHPVYDHPARDWSGDVYGIHQ; this is encoded by the coding sequence GTGAGCGTACCAACTGTCACCCTGCAGAGCGGCGATGAACTCCCCCTCGTCGGCGTCGGCACATGGGACATCGACGGCGACACCGTGAAGGACGCCGTGCGCGCCGGCCTCGACGCCGGCTACACGCACGTCGACACCGCCGAAGGCTACCACAACGAGGCCGAGATCGGCGACGCCCTCGCCGAGTACGAGCGCGACGACCTCTGGCTCACCTCCAAGGTCCTCCCGAAGAACCTCACCTACGACTCGCTCATCGAGTCCTGCGAGGACTCCCTCGAGAAACTCGGCACCGACTACCTCGACCTCTACCTCGTCCACTGGCCGAACCCCGCCGTCTCCATCCGCGAGACGATGGACGCGATGGCTCACCTCCACGAGGAGGGCCTCGTGAAGAACGTCGGCGTCTCCAACTTCAGCGCCTACCAACTCAGCGCCGCCCAGCACGTCAGCGACGTCCCCATCGCCGTCAACCAGATCGAGTACCACCCGTGGTTCCAGCGCGACGACCTCGTGGAGTACTGCCGCGAGACGGACGTCGCACTCGAGGCCGCCGCGCCGCTCGCGCGCACCGAGGTCTTCGGCGACGACGTCGTGCAGGACCTCGCCGAGAAGTACGACAAGTCGCCCGCCCAGATCGTCCTCAAGTGGGCGATCGAGGACGACGTCGCCGTCCTCCCGAAGTCCTCCTCGCCCGAGCACGTCCGGCAGAACTTCGAGCTCTTCGACTGGGAGCTCGACGCCGCCGACCACGCTCGGCTCACCGAGCGCGACCGGAACCACCCCGTCTACGACCACCCGGCGCGCGACTGGAGCGGCGACGTCTACGGCATCCACCAGTAG
- a CDS encoding minichromosome maintenance protein MCM: MAQAQDQDLVDRFETFFRRYYSDKVGDLARNYPRDQKSLRVDWADLYQFDADLADDYLRHPDRHQDAAEQALVNYDLPIDVTLGQAHVRVRNIAEATDIRALRSEHLNTFVAVQGIVRKATEVRPKIEQAVFVCQRCNYETQVPQSDSGFQEPYQCESCERQGPFKLDPEKSEFIDAQKLRIQENPEGLAGGETPENIDVHVEDDLTGRVTPGDHVTATGALRLDQSEGSNESPIFDVYMEGNYVEIEDEQFEDMEITPEDKEAIIEISQRPGIYEDMVDSIAPSIYGHRQAKLAMLLQLFSGVTKHLPDGSRIRGDLHMLLIGDPGTGKSQLLAYVQNIAPRSVYTSGKGSSSAGLTAAAVRDDFGDGQQWTLEAGALVLADQGIAAVDELDKMAADDRSAMHEALEQQSISVSKAGINATLKSRCSLLGAANPKYGRFDQYEPIGEQIDLEPALISRFDLIFTVADQPDPEEDAKLAQHILQTNYAGELHTQREHLPSANYTEDEVAAQTDEVAPEIDAELLRKYIAYARRNVYPAMSEEARQAIEEFYVDLRAEGADEDAPVPVTARKLEALVRLAEASARVRLSDTVEKEDAEKVIAIVRSCLEAIGVDPETGEFDADVVETGTSKSQRDRIKNLKALIEDIEDDFEEGAPVEEVLQRAEDAGTERGKAEHEIEKLKKQGEVYEPSNGHLRTT; encoded by the coding sequence ATGGCTCAGGCTCAGGACCAAGACCTCGTCGACCGATTCGAGACGTTCTTCCGCCGATACTACAGCGATAAGGTCGGCGACCTCGCCCGGAACTACCCCCGGGACCAGAAGAGCCTCCGCGTCGACTGGGCCGACCTCTATCAGTTCGACGCGGACCTCGCCGACGACTACCTCCGGCATCCCGACCGACACCAGGATGCCGCCGAGCAGGCGCTCGTCAACTACGACCTCCCGATCGACGTCACGCTCGGGCAAGCGCACGTCCGCGTGCGGAACATCGCGGAGGCGACGGACATCCGCGCGCTGCGCTCCGAGCACCTGAACACGTTCGTCGCCGTGCAGGGGATCGTCCGGAAGGCGACCGAGGTCCGCCCGAAGATCGAGCAGGCGGTGTTCGTCTGCCAGCGCTGTAACTACGAGACGCAGGTCCCTCAGTCCGATTCGGGCTTCCAGGAGCCCTATCAGTGCGAGTCCTGCGAGCGGCAGGGCCCGTTCAAACTCGACCCGGAGAAGTCGGAGTTCATCGACGCCCAGAAACTCCGGATTCAGGAGAACCCGGAGGGGCTCGCGGGCGGCGAGACGCCGGAGAACATCGACGTCCACGTCGAGGACGACCTCACCGGGAGGGTGACGCCCGGCGACCACGTGACCGCGACGGGCGCGCTCCGCCTCGACCAGAGCGAGGGGTCGAACGAGAGCCCGATCTTCGACGTCTACATGGAGGGGAACTACGTCGAGATCGAGGACGAGCAGTTCGAAGACATGGAGATCACGCCGGAGGACAAGGAAGCCATCATCGAGATCTCCCAGCGTCCCGGTATCTACGAGGACATGGTGGACTCCATCGCGCCCTCCATCTACGGCCACCGGCAGGCGAAGCTCGCGATGCTCCTCCAGCTCTTCAGCGGCGTCACGAAACACCTCCCGGACGGCTCGCGGATCCGGGGCGACCTCCACATGCTCCTCATCGGTGACCCCGGGACCGGGAAGTCGCAGCTCCTGGCGTACGTCCAGAACATCGCGCCGCGCTCCGTCTACACCTCCGGGAAGGGGTCGAGTTCGGCGGGGCTGACCGCGGCGGCGGTGCGCGACGACTTCGGGGACGGCCAGCAGTGGACGCTGGAGGCGGGCGCGCTCGTGCTCGCCGACCAGGGTATTGCGGCGGTGGACGAGCTCGACAAGATGGCCGCGGACGACCGCTCGGCCATGCACGAGGCCCTCGAACAGCAGAGCATCAGCGTCAGCAAGGCCGGCATCAACGCCACCCTCAAGTCGCGGTGCTCGCTGCTCGGCGCCGCGAACCCCAAGTACGGCCGCTTCGACCAGTACGAACCCATCGGCGAGCAGATCGACCTGGAGCCCGCGCTCATCTCCCGCTTCGACCTCATCTTCACGGTGGCGGACCAGCCGGACCCGGAGGAGGACGCGAAGCTCGCCCAGCACATCCTCCAGACGAACTACGCGGGCGAGCTCCACACGCAGCGCGAGCACCTCCCCTCCGCGAACTACACCGAGGACGAGGTGGCCGCGCAGACGGACGAGGTCGCCCCGGAGATCGACGCCGAGCTCCTCCGGAAGTACATCGCGTACGCGCGGCGGAACGTCTACCCCGCGATGAGCGAGGAGGCCCGGCAGGCCATCGAGGAGTTCTACGTCGACCTGCGCGCGGAGGGCGCCGACGAGGACGCGCCCGTGCCCGTGACCGCGCGAAAGCTCGAGGCGCTCGTGCGTCTCGCGGAGGCCTCGGCGCGCGTCCGACTCTCCGATACGGTCGAGAAGGAGGACGCCGAGAAAGTCATCGCCATCGTGCGCTCCTGTCTGGAGGCCATCGGCGTCGACCCGGAGACCGGCGAGTTCGACGCGGACGTCGTGGAGACGGGGACGTCGAAGAGCCAGCGCGACCGCATCAAGAACCTGAAGGCGCTCATCGAGGACATCGAGGACGACTTCGAGGAGGGCGCGCCCGTCGAGGAGGTGCTCCAGCGCGCCGAGGACGCCGGGACGGAGCGCGGGAAGGCCGAGCACGAGATCGAGAAGCTGAAGAAACAGGGCGAGGTCTACGAGCCCTCGAACGGCCACCTGCGGACGACGTGA
- a CDS encoding ParA family protein has translation MPTARTAAVVGAAGGVGATRLCVEAGALLAAAGEDVLVLDVAHATQGLSTYVDARLDPDATALLTDPSVAVADAAYTLDAPGDGALDLAPAHASLTRSAEALTPEAGERVGERLAEATERYDYVLVDTPPLLTNPAVGAATAADRVVAVTVADDRGVDALARERGRFADVGVEASVVVANRAIPDALPDADVAVPETALGSESEAPAVTPADPDDYTRSVASLLGALFAVDELVDDAAPGFLAGLRRRLS, from the coding sequence ATGCCCACAGCACGGACCGCCGCCGTCGTCGGCGCGGCCGGCGGCGTCGGCGCCACCCGCCTCTGCGTCGAAGCCGGCGCGCTCCTCGCCGCCGCCGGCGAAGACGTCCTCGTCCTCGACGTCGCACACGCCACGCAGGGCCTCTCCACGTACGTCGACGCCCGCCTCGACCCGGACGCGACCGCGCTCCTCACCGACCCGAGCGTCGCCGTCGCCGACGCCGCCTACACCCTCGACGCGCCCGGCGACGGCGCGCTCGACCTCGCCCCCGCGCACGCGTCCCTCACCCGGAGCGCCGAGGCGCTGACCCCCGAGGCCGGCGAGCGCGTCGGCGAGCGCCTCGCGGAAGCCACCGAGCGGTACGACTACGTCCTCGTCGACACACCGCCGCTCCTCACGAACCCCGCCGTCGGCGCCGCCACCGCCGCCGATCGCGTCGTCGCCGTCACCGTCGCCGACGACCGCGGTGTCGACGCGCTCGCGCGCGAACGCGGCCGCTTCGCCGACGTCGGCGTCGAGGCGAGCGTCGTCGTCGCGAACCGCGCGATCCCCGATGCCCTCCCGGACGCGGACGTCGCCGTCCCCGAGACCGCACTCGGGTCCGAGAGCGAGGCGCCCGCCGTCACGCCCGCCGACCCCGACGACTACACGCGCTCCGTCGCGTCGCTCCTCGGTGCCCTGTTCGCCGTCGACGAACTCGTCGACGACGCCGCGCCCGGCTTCCTCGCCGGCCTCCGACGCCGCCTATCGTAG
- a CDS encoding pro-sigmaK processing inhibitor BofA family protein, with translation MVTPLEVGVLLLALAALVGAYRVVRAVKPFVVNAVVGLLTLLVVQAVFGVSVAITPLTLLVVAVAGFPGAILVVLLSVFGVAFVPGLLALPAL, from the coding sequence ATGGTCACTCCACTCGAGGTCGGCGTCCTCCTGCTCGCGCTCGCGGCGCTCGTCGGCGCGTACCGGGTCGTCCGCGCGGTGAAACCGTTCGTCGTCAACGCCGTCGTCGGCCTGCTCACCCTGCTCGTCGTACAGGCGGTCTTCGGTGTCTCGGTCGCGATAACGCCGCTCACGCTGCTCGTCGTCGCCGTCGCGGGCTTCCCGGGCGCGATACTCGTCGTCCTCCTCTCGGTGTTCGGCGTCGCGTTCGTCCCCGGCCTGCTCGCGCTGCCGGCGCTCTGA
- a CDS encoding tyrosine-type recombinase/integrase has translation MHDTDLQPLTPEDAKERYLRALEDDKADGTIRTRDYKLRHFVRWCDEKGIDNLNNLNGRDLEDYKHWRKEDGDLKKTTVRTQMSVIRGFIEYCGRINGVHPQLHEQVILPKLEDGENRSEDTIEADRIQDILGFMEKFEYATRDHVVLLLLWKTGVRTGSLRSLDLEDYHDREPALRLEHRPETDTPLKNKSNGERMVALGEKEAEVLDDFIRHKRQDVTDEHGRKPLITTKNGRIGKVTIRRTTYRYTRPCVVAGGCPHDKDPEDCGAAMNYDKASECPDSVSAHPFRRAAITHHLNNDVPKPMVSDRMDVSPDVIDEHYDAEDEKGKMNRRREYVESI, from the coding sequence ATGCACGACACGGACCTGCAACCCCTAACGCCCGAAGACGCAAAGGAACGCTACCTAAGAGCACTTGAAGACGACAAGGCAGACGGAACCATCCGAACGCGGGACTACAAACTCCGTCATTTCGTCCGATGGTGCGACGAGAAAGGCATAGACAACCTAAATAACCTCAATGGGCGGGACCTTGAGGACTACAAGCACTGGCGAAAGGAAGACGGCGACTTGAAAAAGACGACTGTCAGAACCCAAATGTCCGTTATTCGCGGGTTTATCGAATACTGCGGTCGGATAAATGGTGTCCACCCCCAACTACACGAACAGGTGATACTGCCCAAACTCGAAGACGGGGAAAACCGTAGTGAGGACACCATAGAAGCCGACCGCATACAGGACATACTCGGCTTCATGGAGAAATTCGAGTATGCCACAAGGGACCATGTTGTTCTCCTGTTACTGTGGAAAACGGGCGTCAGAACTGGGAGCCTACGGTCCCTTGACCTTGAGGACTACCACGACCGCGAGCCTGCCCTTAGACTGGAACACCGCCCCGAGACGGACACCCCGCTCAAGAACAAGTCAAACGGGGAGCGAATGGTTGCCCTTGGTGAGAAAGAGGCAGAGGTGTTAGACGACTTCATTCGACACAAGCGGCAGGATGTTACCGATGAACACGGGCGTAAACCCCTAATCACCACTAAGAACGGGCGTATTGGCAAGGTCACTATCCGTCGGACAACGTACCGATACACTCGCCCCTGTGTCGTCGCAGGGGGTTGCCCTCACGACAAAGACCCTGAGGATTGCGGGGCGGCAATGAACTACGACAAGGCTTCGGAGTGTCCCGATAGTGTGAGCGCACACCCCTTCCGTCGGGCGGCAATCACTCACCACCTAAACAACGACGTTCCGAAGCCTATGGTGAGCGACCGTATGGATGTCTCACCTGACGTGATAGATGAGCACTATGATGCCGAAGATGAGAAAGGGAAAATGAATCGGCGTAGGGAATACGTGGAGAGTATCTAA
- a CDS encoding HIT family protein, with protein MSDDCLFCSIVDGDIPGRIVAERDGALAFLDANPLAPGHTLVVPRTHAERLDDLSADDSRAVFDLVHDLVPDVEAAVDADGLNVGVNDGEAAGQEVPHVHVHLVPRFEGDGGAPVHAVAGDRPDLSDDDLDEIAAKIE; from the coding sequence ATGAGCGACGACTGTCTCTTCTGTAGCATCGTCGACGGCGACATCCCCGGCCGCATCGTCGCCGAGCGCGACGGCGCGCTCGCGTTCCTCGACGCGAACCCGCTCGCGCCCGGCCACACCCTCGTCGTCCCGCGCACCCACGCAGAGCGCCTCGACGACCTCTCCGCCGACGACTCGCGCGCCGTCTTCGACCTCGTCCACGACCTCGTCCCCGACGTCGAGGCCGCCGTCGACGCGGACGGCCTGAACGTCGGCGTGAACGACGGCGAGGCCGCCGGTCAGGAGGTCCCGCACGTCCACGTCCACCTCGTCCCGCGCTTCGAGGGCGATGGCGGCGCGCCCGTCCACGCCGTCGCCGGCGACCGCCCCGACCTCAGCGACGACGACCTCGACGAGATCGCCGCGAAGATCGAGTAA
- a CDS encoding DEAD/DEAH box helicase, with amino-acid sequence MSKQVQRVDTLFVHEANGDYTVVAQRDGERLFQARLETKETSAGPRPGKFRLKTGSDEDPRSPDEFVEIARRATRIRVSEQTSRAGRREIRDLLEGYQLAEKAKVVRTCRYCAGRGRYSPITEETSVEADGERICQDCAIGELERELAFKGDLTGAAEERLEDLLLEVGDLDRIVGLLEGQLDPDLTKFDEVSANVDDVDPYPVSDLDLHPGVQGLLEDRFETLLPVQSLSVESGLTDGEDQLVVSATATGKTLIGEIAGLHRALSGNGKMLFLVPLVALANQKHEDFEEEYGDLVDVSIRVGSSRIRDDGQAFDPSADVIVGTYEGIDHALRTGRDLGDIGTVVIDEVHTLQEDGRGHRLDGLITRLKHYCEQREQARESYTGAQWIYLSATVGNPGGLAKKLRANLVEFEERPVPIERHVTFADGQEKPRITNKLVRREYDTESSKGYRGQTIVFTNSRRRCHEVSRKLDYPSAAYHAGLDYGERKKVERQFGDQDLAAVVTTAALAAGVDFPASQVVFDTLAMGIEWLTVQEFEQMLGRAGRPDYHDKGKVYMLVEPDAVYHNSMEMTEDEVAFKLLKGEMEDVVMAYDQNAAIEEVLANVVVGGSAAKRLSDRMVGDVPTKHAIGKLLEYGFIDGLDPTPLGRTVTTHFLNPDEAFKMLDGVRKGMDPYRIAAEIELLDEED; translated from the coding sequence GTGTCGAAGCAGGTCCAGCGGGTGGACACGCTCTTCGTCCACGAGGCGAACGGCGACTACACCGTCGTCGCGCAGCGTGACGGCGAGCGGCTGTTCCAAGCGCGCCTCGAGACGAAGGAGACGAGCGCGGGGCCGCGCCCCGGAAAGTTCCGACTGAAGACCGGGAGCGACGAGGACCCGCGCTCGCCCGACGAGTTCGTCGAGATCGCGCGTCGGGCGACGCGCATCCGCGTCTCCGAGCAGACCTCGCGCGCGGGCCGCCGCGAGATACGCGACCTCCTCGAGGGCTACCAGCTCGCCGAGAAGGCGAAGGTCGTGCGGACCTGTCGCTACTGCGCCGGGCGGGGGCGCTACTCGCCGATCACCGAGGAGACGTCCGTCGAAGCCGACGGCGAGCGCATCTGTCAGGACTGTGCGATCGGCGAGCTCGAGCGCGAGCTCGCGTTCAAGGGTGATCTGACGGGCGCCGCCGAGGAACGACTCGAGGACCTCCTCCTCGAGGTGGGGGACCTCGACCGCATCGTCGGCCTCCTCGAGGGCCAACTCGACCCCGACCTCACGAAGTTCGACGAGGTCTCCGCGAACGTCGACGACGTCGACCCCTACCCCGTGAGCGACCTCGACCTCCATCCGGGCGTGCAGGGCCTCCTCGAGGACCGCTTCGAGACCCTGCTCCCCGTCCAGAGTCTGAGCGTCGAGAGCGGCCTCACCGACGGCGAGGACCAACTCGTGGTGTCCGCGACGGCGACCGGGAAGACACTCATCGGCGAAATCGCGGGCCTCCATCGCGCGCTCAGCGGGAACGGGAAGATGCTCTTCCTCGTCCCGCTCGTCGCGCTCGCGAACCAGAAACACGAGGACTTCGAGGAGGAGTACGGCGACCTCGTGGACGTCAGCATCAGGGTGGGGTCCTCGCGCATCCGCGACGACGGCCAGGCGTTCGACCCGAGCGCGGACGTCATCGTCGGCACCTACGAGGGCATCGACCACGCCCTCCGGACGGGCCGCGATTTGGGGGATATCGGGACCGTCGTCATCGACGAGGTCCACACCCTCCAAGAGGACGGGCGCGGGCACCGCCTCGACGGCCTCATCACCCGACTCAAGCACTACTGCGAACAGCGCGAGCAGGCCCGGGAGAGCTACACGGGCGCGCAGTGGATCTACCTCTCCGCGACCGTCGGCAACCCCGGTGGGCTCGCGAAGAAGCTCCGCGCGAACCTCGTCGAGTTCGAGGAGCGCCCGGTCCCCATCGAGCGCCACGTCACCTTCGCGGACGGCCAGGAGAAACCGCGCATCACGAACAAGCTCGTCCGCCGCGAGTACGACACGGAGTCCTCGAAGGGCTATCGCGGCCAGACCATCGTCTTCACCAACTCCCGGCGGCGGTGTCACGAGGTCTCGCGCAAACTCGACTACCCGTCGGCCGCGTACCACGCCGGCCTCGACTACGGCGAGCGCAAGAAGGTCGAACGGCAGTTCGGGGATCAGGACCTCGCCGCCGTCGTCACGACCGCCGCGCTCGCCGCCGGCGTCGACTTCCCCGCGAGCCAGGTTGTCTTCGACACGCTCGCGATGGGGATCGAGTGGCTCACCGTCCAGGAGTTCGAGCAGATGCTCGGGCGCGCCGGCCGCCCCGACTACCACGACAAAGGGAAGGTGTACATGCTCGTCGAACCGGACGCCGTCTACCACAACTCCATGGAGATGACGGAGGACGAGGTCGCGTTCAAACTCCTGAAGGGCGAGATGGAGGACGTCGTCATGGCCTACGACCAGAACGCCGCCATCGAGGAGGTGCTCGCGAACGTCGTCGTCGGCGGGAGCGCCGCCAAACGCCTCAGCGACCGGATGGTCGGCGACGTCCCCACGAAGCACGCCATCGGGAAGCTCCTCGAGTACGGCTTCATCGACGGCCTCGACCCGACGCCGCTGGGTCGGACCGTCACGACGCACTTCCTCAACCCCGACGAGGCGTTCAAGATGCTCGACGGCGTGCGCAAGGGGATGGACCCCTACCGGATCGCCGCCGAGATCGAACTGCTCGACGAAGAGGACTGA
- a CDS encoding MinD/ParA family ATP-binding protein → MILAVVGGKGGVGKSTVAFELAALRGAVVVDADLAMADLPTARGPDLHDVLAGRADPVEAVREGGAVDILPCGRTLAGARACDLGALGGALEAVEHAYGDVVVDCAAGMRADVGVPLAVADACVVVTAPERPALADALRARELARTFDAGLAVVAYNHAGEAPASVERALGAPAVAIPSDDAVVRARRAGQPVTRLFPDAPAVSGFAALAESIRACGL, encoded by the coding sequence ATGATCCTCGCGGTCGTCGGTGGGAAGGGCGGCGTCGGGAAGTCGACGGTGGCGTTCGAACTCGCCGCGCTCCGGGGGGCGGTCGTGGTGGACGCGGACCTCGCGATGGCGGACCTCCCGACGGCGCGCGGGCCCGACCTCCACGACGTCCTCGCGGGGCGCGCTGACCCCGTGGAGGCCGTCCGCGAGGGCGGCGCGGTCGACATCCTCCCGTGCGGGCGGACGCTCGCCGGCGCGAGAGCGTGCGACCTCGGGGCGCTCGGGGGCGCGCTCGAAGCCGTCGAACACGCGTACGGGGACGTGGTCGTGGACTGTGCGGCGGGGATGCGCGCGGACGTGGGCGTGCCGCTCGCGGTCGCGGACGCCTGCGTCGTCGTCACCGCGCCGGAGCGTCCGGCGCTCGCCGACGCGCTCCGGGCGCGCGAGCTCGCGCGGACGTTCGACGCGGGGCTCGCAGTCGTCGCGTACAATCACGCCGGCGAGGCGCCCGCGTCGGTGGAGCGCGCGCTCGGCGCGCCCGCGGTGGCGATCCCGAGCGACGACGCGGTGGTGCGCGCTCGGCGCGCGGGGCAGCCGGTGACGCGGCTGTTCCCGGACGCACCCGCGGTATCGGGGTTCGCGGCGCTCGCGGAGTCGATACGGGCGTGCGGGCTCTGA